Proteins from a genomic interval of Colletotrichum higginsianum IMI 349063 chromosome 6, whole genome shotgun sequence:
- a CDS encoding Pectate lyase, with translation MKTSVFLSLSALSAVAVSQATLYGQCGGQGWTGPTTCVSGARCVSYNDWYSQCVTGADEDVPVEEAEEPPVSGNDDDDDDNNNSGGDCDVGATPSAPQISTVEPTAVPSSTPVVDAPATTSAAETEPVVSETAAATATSSAAEEEDPVPTSAPATTLVTATQGPTTVIAVPSGVTKTLPQSSGAVATDEPIAVTGDFDGGMKLYDRSPAVCKDQSETGEKDAMFVLEDGATLSNVIIGPGQAEGVHCKGTCTLINVWHSDVCEDAITLKQDSGSSTIIGGGAFKASDKVVQFNGRGTVTIRDFYVEDYGKLVRNCGNCKQNGGPRNVVIENVVAVDGGVLCGINTNYGDTCTIKDTCQNAGKSCDRYEGNDSGAEPKKIGSGPDAEFCSVSGLSETC, from the exons ATGAAGACTTCCGtgtttctctccctctcggcgctgagcgccgttgccgtctcCCAGGCGACTCTCTACGGCCAGTGTGGCGG GCAAGGCTGGACCGGCCCTACCACCTGCGTCTCCGGCGCCCGTTGCGTCTCCTACAACGACTGGTACAGCCAGTgcgtcaccggcgccgacgaggatgtacccgtggaggaggcggaggagccTCCCGTGAGtggcaacgacgacgacgacgacgacaacaacaacagcggGGGTGACTGTGATGTTGgcgcgacgccctcggcgccccaGATCTCCACCGTTGAGCCCACCGCCGTCCCCTCTTCGACccccgtcgtcgatgcccccgccaccacctccgcggccgagaccgagcccgtcgtctccgagaccgctgccgccaccgcgaCTTCGtctgccgccgaggaggaggaccccGTCCCCACCTCCGCGCCGGCCACCACCCTCGTCACCGCCACACAGGGCCCCACGACCGTCATCGCCGTTCCCTCCGGCGTGACCAAGACCCTGCCGCAGTCCTCAGGCGCCGTCGCCACGGACGAGCCCATTGCCGTCACTGGCGACTTCGACGGTGGCATGAAGCTCTACGACCGATCCC CCGCGGTTTGCAAGGACCAGTCCGAGACCGGCGAGAAGGACGCCATGTTCGTTCTTGAGGACGGCGCTACCCTCTCCAACGTCATCATCGGCCCCggccaggccgagggcgtccaCTGCAAGGGCACCTGCACCCTGATCAACGTCTGGCACTCGGACGTCTGCGAGGACGCCATCACCCTCAAGCAGGACTCGGGCAGCTCgaccatcatcggcggcggcgccttcaagGCCTCGGACAAGGTCGTCCAGTTCAACGGCCGCGGCACCGTCACGATCCGCGACTTCTACGTCGAGGACTACGGCAAGCTCGTGCGCAACTGCGGCAACTGCAAGCAGAACGGCGGGCCCCgcaacgtcgtcatcgagaacgtcgtcgccgtcgacggcggcgtgctgtgcggcatcaacaccaactACGGCGACACGTGCACCATCAAGGACACGTGCCAGAACGCCGGCAAGTCCTGCGACCGCTACGAGGGCAACGACTCGGGCGCCGAGCCGAAGAAGATCGGCTCCGGCCCCGACGCCGAGTTCTGCTCCGTCTCGGGCCTGTCCGAGACCTGCTAG
- a CDS encoding FAD binding domain-containing protein, with amino-acid sequence MTEQFIHDVVIIGAGPCGLAVASRLCEHSPSALFTDEEHQRYHWIRKYGRRMPLKNRRNGSIIEKRTPSQGQRYSTLVLDATGDEWLNRWNRLFKTFDITHLRSPMFFHVDPSDRDALLARAHERNQEHELQELRACVGKEISKHLRKARLKSRNPKQHAVVEVDERDRKDYFTPPTTLFANHCECIVDRYGLREGLIQNEKVEDIEYRIMKEVAPDTKLFAVRTNKGIHYARAVVLAVGPANAPTIPPVLGLNSEACSSATPPQVCHSMQIQTFPDPVVQAKMAARKTTNVLVVGGGLTSAQLSDLAIRRGVTKVWHLMRGPCKVKPFDIDLSWMGKFRNVEQAYFWSADSDEERLKQIQSARGGGSITPPYQKRLKQHMARGTLGLHTNTRLVEAHYDAGKKVWDVRTEPAVEGMPGMDYIYFATGVQTDYAKLPYLQTMLREHPIHGHGGIPCITDDLMWSQDVPLFVTGRMAALRLGPGAANLAGARAGAERVAWAIEDLLPERTGDSLDDPEMNEEMRFVTGRGNRFDSLVAAGGEDC; translated from the exons ATGACTGAACAATTCATccacgacgtcgtcatcatcggcgccggtcCTTGTGGCCTAGCCGTGGCCTCCCGGCTGTGCGAGcactcgccctcggccctcTTCACGGACGAGGAGCATCAGCGGTATCACTGGATCCGCAAGTACGGCCGCCGTATGCCCCTGAAGAACAGAAGGAACGGCAGTATCATCGAGAAGAGGACGCCGAGCCAGGGGCAGCGTTACTCGACGCTTGTGCTGGACGCCACGGGGGACGAGTGGCTGAACCGCTGGAACCGTCTCTTCAAGACCTTCGACATCACTCACCTCCGCAGTCCCATGTTCTTTCACGTCGACCCGAGCGATCGCGATGCCTTGCTCGCCAGGGCCCATGAGCGAAACCAAGAGCATGAGCTCCAAGAGCTGAGGGCCTGTGTCGGCAAGGAAATCAGCAAACACCTGCGCAAGGCGAGGCTTAAGTCGCGAAACCCAAA ACAGCATGCCGTGGTAGAGGTAGACGAGCGAGACCGAAAGGACTACTTCACACCACCCACGACCCTCTTTGCCAATCACTGCGAATGCATCGTCGACCGCTACGGCCTCCGCGAGGGTCTCATCCAGAACGAGAAGGTTGAGGACATTGAGTACCGCATCATGAAAGAAGTGGCCCCGGACACGAAGCTCTTCGCGGTCCGCACGAACAAGGGCATCCACTACGCGagggccgtcgtcctcgccgtcggcccgGCCAACGCGCCCACAATCCCGCCCGTCCTGGGCCTCAACAGCGAggcctgctcgtcggcgacgccccCGCAGGTCTGCCACAGCATGCAGATCCAGACGTTCCCGGACCCGGTGGTGCAGGCCAAGATGGCCGCGCGCAAGACGACAAACGTGCTcgtcgtgggcggcggcctcacGTCGGCGCAGCTTTCGGACCTCGCCATCCGCCGGGGCGTGACTAAAGTCTGGCACCTCATGCGGGGCCCTTGCAAGGTGAAGCCGTTTGACATCGACCTCTCGTGGATGGGCAAGTTCCGCAACGTCGAGCAGGCATACTTTTGGTCGgcggactcggacgaggagcggCTGAAGCAGATCCAGAGCGcgcggggcggcggcagcatcacGCCGCCGTACCAGAAGCGGCTGAAGCAGCACATGGCGCGCGGGACGCTCGGGCTGCACACCAACACGAGGCTCGTCGAGGCGCACTACGACGCGGGGAAAAAGGTCTGGGACGTCAGGACGGAGCCGGCGGTGGAGGGGATGCCGGGGATGGACTACATCTACTTCGCGACGGGGGTGCAGACGGACTACGCGAAGCTGCCGTACCTGCAGACGATGCTGAGGGAGCACCCGATCCACGGGCACGGGGGCATACCGTGCATCACGGACGACCTGATGTGGTCGCAGGACGTCCCGCTGTTCGTCACGGGCCGCATGGCTGCTCTCAGGTTGGGTCCCGGCGCGGCCAACCTCGCGGGGGCGCGAGCGGGTGCCGAGAGGGTCGCGTGGGCGATCGAGGATCTGCTACCGGAGCGGACGGGCGACTCGTTGGACGATCCCGAGATGAACGAGGAGATGAGGTTTGTGACGGGCAGGGGGAACCGGTTCGACAGCTTAGTGGCGGCCGGGGGAGAAGACTGTTGA
- a CDS encoding Cytidylyltransferase translates to MSSPSGSSAAGKRKRTTATTNPTSMPDAAHTADAALQASSRDASGEEGDSTAPESGRLAGHRKSDSTSAGHPSKRQRANSERSHETMSNTNNQTATSAAAAQDHSLDPGEPSDTTEASVDIAERVGRKNSRKQVSIKEDEDKDEAMPPPPTGKLTHPVGFRTNDPPAGRPVRVYADGVFDLFHLGHMRQLEQAKKAFPDVYLIVGVTGDAETHKRKGLTVLSGAERAETVRHCKWVDEVIENCPWIVTPEFLDQHKIDYVAHDDLPYGADEGDDIYRPIKEAGKFLVTQRTEGVSTTGIITKIVRDYEKYIARQFKRGTSRQELNVSWIKKNELDLKRHVQELRDNIRTNWSTTGQELSRELRQFWPASRPQSPAPAARTSYIQNGDLLAAANANASKSRLSVEIPTTPGGTPAATQSNDFITGYALGLVGGVRSWMTKSKRSDQDSPSRRNSDDDSESDGKSPRGRVVPQQSAAATASAS, encoded by the exons ATGTCCTCCCCCTCAGGTTCCTCAGCAGCAGGCAAGCGGAAACGtacgacggcgacaacgaACCCTACAAGCATGCCTGACGCCGCCCacaccgccgacgccgccctccaGGCCTCGTCGCGCGACGCTTCcggagaggagggcgacAGCACCGCCCCGGAATCCGGTCGCCTCGCCGGCCACCGCAAGTCCGACTCCACCTCCGCCGGCCACCCGTCTAAGCGTCAGCGTGCCAACTCGGAGCGCTCCCACGAGACGATgagcaacaccaacaacCAGACCGCCACttctgccgccgcggcgcaaGACCACTCCCTCGATCCGGGCGAGCCCAGCGATACCACCGAGGCCAGCGTCGACATCGCTGAGCGCGTCGGCCGCAAGAACAGTCGCAAGCAGGTCTCGATaaaggaggatgaggacaaggacgaggcgATGCCGCCCCCGCCTACGGGCAAGCTCACACACCCTGTGGGCTTCCGGACCAACGACCCTCCTGCCGGCAGGCCCGTTAGGGTATATGCCGACGGAGTCTTTGATCTCTTCCATCTCGG TCACATGCGCCAGCTCGAGCAAGCAAAGAAGGCCTTCCCCGACGTGTACCTCATCGTGGGCGTcacgggcgacgccgagacaCACAAGCGCAAGGGCCTGACAGTCCTCTCTGGCGCCGAGCGCGCCGAGACGGTCCGCCACTGCAAATGGGTGGACGAGGTCATTGAGAACTGCCCGTGGATCGTCACCCCCGAGTTCCTTGACCAGCACAAGATCGACTACGTTGCCCATGACGACCTGCCGTACGGTgccgacgaaggcgacgacaTTTACCGCCCCATCAAGGAGGCCGGCAAGTTCCTCGTCACCCAGCGCACCGAGGGCGTCAGCACGACGGGAATCATCACCAA AATCGTCCGCGACTACGAAAAGTACATTGCCCGGCAGTTCAAGCGTGGCACCTCGCGCCAGGAGCTCAACGTCAGCTGGATCAAGAAGAACGAGCTGGACCTCAAGCGCCACGTCCAGGAACTGCGCGATAATATCCGCACGAACTGGTCCACCACCGGCCAGGAGCTCTCCCGCGAGCTCCGTCAATTCTGGCCTGCATCGCGTCCCCAGTCCCCCGCTCCGGCCGCCCGCACCTCGTACATCCAGAACGGCgacctccttgccgccgccaacgccaacgcaAGCAAGTCGCGCCTCAGCGTCGAGATCCCCACTACCCCCGGCGGCACGCCCGCCGCGACCCAGTCCAACGATTTCATCACGGGTTacgcccttggcctcgtcggcggtgttCGTTCATGG ATGACCAAGAGCAAGAGGAGCGACCAGGACAGCCCGAGCCGCCgcaacagcgacgacgactccgAAAGCGACGGCAAGAGCCCCCGCGGACGCGTCGTCCCGCAAcagtcggccgccgccacggccaGCGCCTCATAA